A portion of the Sulfurospirillum diekertiae genome contains these proteins:
- the dapA gene encoding 4-hydroxy-tetrahydrodipicolinate synthase, with amino-acid sequence MQQALQGAMTALITPFKNGKLDEVQYAKLIERQIKNGIDVVVPVGTTGESATLDHDEHRRCIEIAVDVCSHSAVKVLAGAGSNATHEAIGLAKFAQAHGAHAILSVTPYYNKPTQEGLFQHYKAIAGSVDIPVLLYNVPGRTGCDLLPDTIFRLFGACPNIFGVKEATGSIDRCVDLLAHQPQLSVFSGEDAINYPILSNGGSGVISVTSNILPDQIAELTHLALKGDFHGAKAINDSLYEINKTLFCESNPIPIKAAMYIAGLLETLEYRLPLCAPSNDNMKRIENTLKKYTIKGF; translated from the coding sequence ATGCAACAGGCGTTACAAGGAGCAATGACCGCTCTTATCACACCCTTTAAAAATGGAAAACTCGATGAAGTTCAATATGCAAAACTCATAGAAAGACAGATTAAAAATGGCATAGATGTTGTTGTCCCTGTTGGAACAACAGGTGAAAGTGCAACACTAGATCATGATGAACACCGCCGTTGTATTGAAATAGCAGTCGATGTTTGCTCACATAGTGCTGTCAAAGTTCTTGCAGGCGCTGGAAGTAATGCAACCCATGAAGCCATTGGATTGGCTAAATTTGCACAAGCACATGGAGCGCATGCTATTCTTTCTGTAACACCATACTATAACAAACCAACACAAGAAGGTCTTTTTCAACATTATAAAGCGATTGCAGGTTCTGTTGATATTCCTGTGTTGTTGTACAATGTCCCAGGACGTACAGGATGTGATTTACTCCCCGATACCATCTTTAGACTTTTTGGTGCTTGTCCTAATATTTTTGGTGTCAAAGAGGCAACAGGCTCGATTGATCGTTGTGTAGATTTACTCGCACATCAGCCGCAACTCTCTGTCTTTAGCGGTGAAGATGCGATCAATTACCCTATTCTTTCCAATGGAGGCTCAGGTGTAATTTCCGTCACATCAAATATTCTACCTGACCAAATTGCAGAGCTTACACACTTAGCGCTTAAAGGTGATTTTCATGGGGCAAAAGCCATTAATGATTCACTGTATGAGATCAATAAAACACTTTTCTGCGAAAGTAATCCTATTCCTATAAAAGCGGCAATGTATATTGCTGGTTTGCTTGAAACACTGGAATATCGTTTGCCTCTGTGTGCTCCAAGCAACGACAATATGAAACGCATTGAAAATACACTTAAAAAATATACGATTAAAGGATTTTAA
- a CDS encoding M16 family metallopeptidase, producing the protein MANSLPEHFSKTLENGLQIVVIPMHNKSDVITTDIFYKVGSCNEIMGKSGIAHMLEHLNFKSTKNLKTGEFDEIVKGFGGVNNASTGFDYTHYFIKSSSKNLPKSLELFAELMQNLKLTDEEFQPERNVVLEERLWRTDNSPIGYLYFRLFNNAFTYHPYHWTPIGFIDDIKNWSIEDIRSFHAKYYQPSNAIVVVAGDIEPEDVFKNVTKYFGEIKNSTPLPKAHHQVEPQQDGAKRLFIKKESEVEMVAIAYKIPNFLHEDQVALSALSELLSSGKSSKLHRILVDEKKLVNQIYGYAMEAKDPSVFLFLAVCNPGVKAESVETEILKIIESLKKGDVSDKDIEKIKINTKADFIHNLESSSDLATLFGSYFAKGDITPLLNYEEGINKLKKEDIIKVVNKYLVPQSSTTVILRKDY; encoded by the coding sequence ATGGCTAATTCTCTACCTGAACATTTTAGCAAAACATTGGAGAATGGGCTTCAAATTGTTGTTATTCCCATGCACAATAAAAGCGATGTCATTACAACAGATATTTTTTACAAAGTTGGTAGCTGCAATGAAATTATGGGTAAAAGTGGTATAGCTCACATGCTTGAGCACCTCAATTTTAAGTCAACCAAAAACCTTAAAACAGGTGAATTTGATGAAATTGTCAAAGGATTTGGTGGTGTCAATAACGCCTCAACAGGTTTTGATTATACACATTACTTTATCAAAAGTTCATCCAAAAATTTACCAAAATCATTGGAGCTTTTTGCAGAACTGATGCAAAATCTTAAACTCACGGATGAAGAGTTTCAACCAGAGCGTAATGTTGTTTTAGAAGAGAGGCTATGGAGAACCGATAATTCACCTATAGGTTATCTCTATTTTAGACTTTTCAATAATGCCTTTACCTACCATCCATACCATTGGACACCCATTGGTTTTATAGACGATATCAAAAATTGGAGTATTGAGGATATTCGTAGTTTTCACGCTAAATACTATCAACCGTCCAATGCTATTGTTGTGGTTGCTGGTGATATTGAACCTGAAGATGTTTTCAAAAATGTTACAAAATATTTCGGTGAAATTAAAAATTCTACACCTCTTCCAAAAGCACATCATCAAGTAGAGCCACAACAAGATGGAGCAAAACGTCTTTTCATTAAAAAAGAGAGTGAAGTAGAAATGGTAGCAATTGCCTATAAAATTCCAAATTTTTTACATGAAGATCAAGTAGCACTTTCCGCTTTAAGTGAGCTTTTAAGCAGTGGTAAGAGTAGTAAACTGCACCGTATTTTAGTGGATGAGAAAAAACTTGTCAATCAAATCTACGGCTATGCGATGGAAGCAAAAGACCCTTCTGTCTTTTTATTTTTAGCTGTGTGTAATCCTGGCGTCAAAGCTGAGAGCGTTGAAACTGAAATACTTAAAATTATAGAGAGCCTTAAAAAAGGTGATGTCAGTGATAAAGATATTGAAAAAATTAAGATCAATACAAAGGCTGATTTTATTCATAATTTAGAAAGCTCTAGCGATCTTGCAACACTTTTTGGTTCCTACTTTGCAAAAGGGGATATTACACCCCTTTTGAACTACGAAGAAGGTATTAACAAGCTCAAAAAAGAAGATATAATTAAAGTTGTTAATAAATATTTAGTTCCACAATCATCTACTACCGTTATATTAAGAAAGGATTATTAA